AAATTTATATATTAAGGAGGTACGTGCTGTAAGCAAGATTACGGGTATGTGGCTTGTTTTAATATTTTGCTTAAGTTGCAGGCATAATTCTGTTCCGAACATTTTAGGCATCATTACATCGCTTATAACCAAATCAGGACTAAATTTTAGTGCTTTTTTCAACCCTTCTTTTCCATTTTTAGCCTCTTTAATTGCATATTCTTTGCCAAGGAAATTTTTAAAAAATGAACGTAATTGGTCATTGTCCTCAACAATTAGAATTAGAGGTAGCTCGTTGTTGGTGCGAAGATTGTCAATTGAATCCTCAAAAACCAATTTCCTGTCCCCATCGGATAATTGAGAGGTGTATTGTGCTACATCATCACTAAATTTAAAATTAGGAATAATCTCTTCATCTGAAAGATGCTCCTTGCCCAACGGTAGGCTTACTTTAAAAATAGCCCCTTTTACTTTGTCGTTAAGGGCTTCTATATATCCATGATGTAGCTCTACTGTATTTTTGGCTATGGCAAGTCCTATACCTGTTCCTTTTTTATAGTCATGTTTTGCACTTTTTCCTTCTTCTGGAACTTCAAAAAACCTATTGAAAATCTGCTTTAAGTAGGGATGGGGAATGCCAATTCCTGTATCTTTTACATCTATAAAAATGTTTTCATGGTCTTTGTAAACATAAATACCAATTTTGCCACCGTTTGGAGTATACTTAAATGCATTGGAAATAAGGTTGTAAAATACTTGTTCTAATTTAGTCCTATCATAATAGACTAAAATTTCTTCGTCGGAACTCTCGAAGGTATAGGTATACTCATTATCTTTTGCATATTCTGTAAAGGATAAATATATCTCCCTTAAAAATTTAATGATGTTTCCCTCGGCAGCCTGTAATTTAGATTGGTGATCCTCCAGTTTTCTGAAGTCCATTAACCTATTGATCAGTTGAAGCAAGTGATTGGCACTACTTTCTATGACCAATAATTTTTTATACATTAGGCTACTGCCGTTATAATCTGTAAGTATTTGTTGTAACGGACCTAAAATTAAGGTTAGAGGAGTTCTAAAGTCATGGGATATATTTGTAAAAAACTGTAGTTTGGCCTGATGGCTTTCTTCTTTTCTCTTGTTTTCCAATTGCTCCCATTGTAAATTTTGTTTTAGTTGGGTCCGAGATTTTATTATGAGGTATATACAGAAAAAGCCAGTGGCAATTACAAGACCATAGAGGGCAAATGCCCAATTGCTTTTCCATGGGGCAGGTTTAATGGTGATTTTTAATTGTGTTGCGCTTTCATTCCAAATACCATCATTATTTGCCCCTTTTACCTCAAATAGGTAATCTCCTGGTTTTTGAAGTGTATAAAAAGCTTCAGTATTTTTTGTGAATGTCCATGTGTCATCTAAACCAACCAGCCTGTAGGCATAACTATTGTTATTGGGGCTTATATAACTTGGCATGGAATAATTAATGGAAAAATGAGAGTTCTGATGATTCAGGGTAATTTCATCGGAATAGGTTATGGTGCTCGTTAATATTTTTCGTTCGTCATTTACGGGTATGGATTTGTTCTTTATTTGCAAATCCGAGAGGATAATTTTTGGAGCATAGGTATTGGTAATTAGTTTTTTAGGATTAAAAAATGTAACCCCTTCGCTACCTCCAAAATAGATTTTTTCATCATTTAACCGCAAACCTGCGTTTGGGCTAAACTCATTGCTATTTAATGAATATCGTTGGTCATAAACTACAGACTCTTTGGAACTAGTATTGTATTTAACTATTCCTTTATCAGTACTAAGCCAAAATTCATCTTTGGCATTTTCAATAATAGTGAATACTGAATAAACGGAGTTTTGTTTATTTAATGGTATTTGTTCAAAATCTAAACCGTTAAACTTAAATAAACCTTCGGTTTTTGTGCCAACATAAATTTGTTGCTTACTATCTTCGATCACCGTCTTAATATCATTTCCGTAAAGTGTACTTCTAAAGAATTGAGATACTTCATACTGGTTTTCTTCCTCGTCTTTAAATGTAATTAGGTTTAAGCCTCCCAAACCGCCAGCCCATATCCTACCCATACTATCTATACATAGGGTCTTTATTATGTTTGACGAGAGTACCGGTCCTGTTTTTGTCCATTTTCCATAGGTTCTAAATTTCTTGGTTTTTAGATCATACCTGACCAGTCCTTTGCCAAACGTACCTATCCAGTATACTTGGTCTTTTCCCTCTTTTATTACGTATACACCTGTATTCTTGAGATAGTCTTTAAGTTCATTGGATATGACACCTTCCAACATTTTTTTTGCTTGGACATCATACACGAGAATACCATAATTTAAAACCCCCGCCCATAGTTTGTTTTTTTTGGAAAGATATAAGGTTTGAATGCTGTTAGGTCTAAGTTCTTTAGCATCAGATAAGTTAAGAGTCTCAAGTTTTTTGTTTTTTGGATTTAGGATGGTAATATCTCCTCCTTCCGTGCCAAAGTATAAGTTTGAACGGTCATCCGAAACAATTGAGGTAACAATATTGTTATCTATATCATAGTTAACGAAATTCACAAAGTTTTCATTAGACTCGGTCCATATATTAACACCACCACTATATGTGCCCAACCAGATGGTTCCATTTTTATCCTTAAAAGCAGATTTAATAAAATTTTGACTTAATGAGGTTTTTGCCTTATTGTCACTTTTTAAATCCCATATCTTTTTTTCTGGACCTATAACCCTTACTCCATGAGAAGTTCCTAGCCAAACGGATCCATCATCGGAAGACTGAACAGCACGTACATCCGCAGAGAGAGGAATAATCTGTTCGTTTGGCAAAAGAAAATTTTCATTTTCAGCGTTAAACAGCAAATAGCCGTTATATTTGGTTGCTATGCCTAAGGTGGTAGAATTTATTTGGTTTATATCTTGAATGAATAGGTTTTCAGCCCCCTCATTGTAGTTAAACTGTTTAAAGGTAAATCTATCATTATCTCTGCTCTCCAATCTGGCTAAACCTTTTGTACTTGCTATCCAAGTCTGCTTGCTTTGATCAACAAAAATACGTTGTATGTTCTCGCCTGGCAGGCCATTGGCATCACCTTCTTTGTACAGTATATGGGTAAAGTTGTTTTTAGATTTGTTAAAGATTGATATTCCGTTTGCTGTACCGAACCAAATTTCTCCATTGCTCATTTCCTTACTGCAAATAACTACAGCGTTACATAAACCATCGGGACCGTTTCTTTTATAGAAGCTCTTAAAAGTATTTTTAACGGGGTCGTACCGGTTAAGTCCATTATAAGTTCCTACCCAAATGTATCCGTCACTATCTTCATTAATAGAGAGAATATCACTATTGCTTAAACTAGTTGAGTCTTCTGGAATGTGTTTAAAAACATCAATATTGGTGCCGTTATATCTGTTAAGACCATTTCTTGTACCAAACCACATTTGTCCTAATCTATCTTGTTCAATAGCTATTACCGAATTGTTGGAAAGCCCATTTTTTACGGATAAGTGGTGAAAATGAAAATCATTTTCTTGCGCAAAGAGACATTCCGTTAA
This genomic interval from Zobellia roscoffensis contains the following:
- a CDS encoding hybrid sensor histidine kinase/response regulator transcription factor, with amino-acid sequence MSILNRNRFIVFFFLLTECLFAQENDFHFHHLSVKNGLSNNSVIAIEQDRLGQMWFGTRNGLNRYNGTNIDVFKHIPEDSTSLSNSDILSINEDSDGYIWVGTYNGLNRYDPVKNTFKSFYKRNGPDGLCNAVVICSKEMSNGEIWFGTANGISIFNKSKNNFTHILYKEGDANGLPGENIQRIFVDQSKQTWIASTKGLARLESRDNDRFTFKQFNYNEGAENLFIQDINQINSTTLGIATKYNGYLLFNAENENFLLPNEQIIPLSADVRAVQSSDDGSVWLGTSHGVRVIGPEKKIWDLKSDNKAKTSLSQNFIKSAFKDKNGTIWLGTYSGGVNIWTESNENFVNFVNYDIDNNIVTSIVSDDRSNLYFGTEGGDITILNPKNKKLETLNLSDAKELRPNSIQTLYLSKKNKLWAGVLNYGILVYDVQAKKMLEGVISNELKDYLKNTGVYVIKEGKDQVYWIGTFGKGLVRYDLKTKKFRTYGKWTKTGPVLSSNIIKTLCIDSMGRIWAGGLGGLNLITFKDEEENQYEVSQFFRSTLYGNDIKTVIEDSKQQIYVGTKTEGLFKFNGLDFEQIPLNKQNSVYSVFTIIENAKDEFWLSTDKGIVKYNTSSKESVVYDQRYSLNSNEFSPNAGLRLNDEKIYFGGSEGVTFFNPKKLITNTYAPKIILSDLQIKNKSIPVNDERKILTSTITYSDEITLNHQNSHFSINYSMPSYISPNNNSYAYRLVGLDDTWTFTKNTEAFYTLQKPGDYLFEVKGANNDGIWNESATQLKITIKPAPWKSNWAFALYGLVIATGFFCIYLIIKSRTQLKQNLQWEQLENKRKEESHQAKLQFFTNISHDFRTPLTLILGPLQQILTDYNGSSLMYKKLLVIESSANHLLQLINRLMDFRKLEDHQSKLQAAEGNIIKFLREIYLSFTEYAKDNEYTYTFESSDEEILVYYDRTKLEQVFYNLISNAFKYTPNGGKIGIYVYKDHENIFIDVKDTGIGIPHPYLKQIFNRFFEVPEEGKSAKHDYKKGTGIGLAIAKNTVELHHGYIEALNDKVKGAIFKVSLPLGKEHLSDEEIIPNFKFSDDVAQYTSQLSDGDRKLVFEDSIDNLRTNNELPLILIVEDNDQLRSFFKNFLGKEYAIKEAKNGKEGLKKALKFSPDLVISDVMMPKMFGTELCLQLKQNIKTSHIPVILLTARTSLIYKFEGLESGADDYISKPFNIKEFKLRIRNLLESSRRLREKFSNETHLLASELTVTSLDEKLLEKAMNIVESNISNSEFDVAVFAKELGVSRTMLFSKIKAWTNFSPKEFINEIRLKRAALYFEKSKMNISEVSYEVGFRDPKYFSKCFRKKYGETPSAYIKKFS